TCGTCGTCCCCATCGGGGGCGCAGACATGCCCGTGGTCATCGCGCTGTTGAACTCCTACTCGGGGCTCGCAGCCGCGACGACCGGGTTCGTGCTGAACAACACCGTCCTCATCATCGCCGGGACGCTCGTCGGCGCCTCGGGGATGATCCTGACGGTCATCATGTGCGAGTCGATGAACCGCTCGCTCACCAACGTCTTCTTCGGCGGTCTGGGGAGCGACGACGGTGACAGCGAGGACATGGAGGAGATCTACGAGGGGCAGATCCAGGAGACCTCGGGCGACGAGGTCGTCATGCTCTTGGAGACGGCCCGGCGCGTCGTGGTCGTCCCGGGCTACGGGATGGCGGTCGCCCAGGCCCAGCACGCCGTCGCGGAACTCGTCGAACTCCTGGACGAGGACGGCGTCGACGTGGAATTCGGCATCCACCCGGTCGCCGGCCGGATGCCCGGCCACATGAACGCGCTGCTGGCCGAGGCGGACGTGCCCTACGAGAAGATGCGCGAACTGGAAGAGGTCAACCCGACCTTCTCCCAGACCGACGTGGTGATCGTCACCGGAGCGAACGACGTCGTGAACCCGAAGGCCAACGAGGACGACGGCAGCCCCATCTCGGGGATGCCCGTGCTCAACGTCGAGGAAGCGGGCCAGGTGATCGTCAACAAGCGGAGCCTGAGCCCCGGGTTCTCCGGGATTCCGAACCCGCTGTTCGCCCGGGACAACACGAGCATGCTCTACGGCGACGCCAAGGCCTCGATGCAGGACCTGGTCAACAAGTACAAGGAAGCGCGGTCCTGACCGGCCCGGGTACCCCATCTTCGTAACGCGACCGCCGGGGTAACCAGGGCCAACCGATTCAAGTGGCCGACCCCTACTTCCGGGCATGGCTATCGAAGCGTCGTTTACGATCGATGCCGAAAACTTCCCGCTGAGCGTCATCTTCGAGCAACTCGCCGACGCCACGATCGAACTGGATCGCGTGGTGCCCACGGCCAGGTCGATCGTCCCGTACTTCTGGATCTACGCCGACGACACGGACAAGCTCACGACCGACCTCAGCGAGGACATCGGCGTCGAGAGCGTGACGGTCATCGACAGCGTCGAGGGGCAGATGTTCGTCCGCGTCGACTGGAACCTGGACTACGAGAGCGTCCTCACCGCCATCGTCGACACCGACGTCACGCTGCTCTCCGGGCGCGGGAACGACGAGCAGTGGACCTTCGAGGTCCGCGTGGCGAAGCAGGAGGAACTGTCGGCGTTCCAGACCTACTGCCGGGAGCGGGACATCCCGATCGAACTCAGGCAGTTGCACGCGCTGTCGTCGATCAAGTCCGACCGGGAGTACGACCTGACCGACGGGCAACGCCAGGCGCTGGAACTGGCGTACGCCCGGGGCTACTTCGACTCGCCGCGGGACGCGACCCAGGACGACCTCGCCGACGAGATGGGAATCACGCGGCAGGCCGTCTCCTCGCGGTTACAGCGCGGGATGCGCCGGCTGGTCGCCAGCACGCTGATCACCGATACCGCCTGACTCCCGGAACCACTTAAAAAGGAGTTGCGGGTGCAAAAGTCACCTTCTCCCCCGCAGATGCCGTCTGATCTGCTATGTCATCATCCTGTGCTCCCGGTCCGAAAGTCGACCTGATCGATTCGATGGGGCCCGTCGAATACGACGCCGAGAAGAACTGCTTCACTGCGTCCTACCGCGCGAGTCGGGACTCGACCAGCCTCGCAGTGGTGTCGATCGTAGCGACGGCGCAGGGGAACGACCCCGTCGACATGCCGCCGCTCGGGTCCGTGATCGATACGACGGCACTGGAGGAACTGTTCGCCACGGCACCCGACGGCCGATCCCGTATCGGGGACGTCTCCTTCCAGTACGCGGGCTTCGACGTGCGCGTGTACAGCGACGGCCGCATCGAAGCAGCCCGGACGGGGACGGGCGTCGACGTGTCGTGATGGGGGACGATCCGACGCTCGATTCCGAGGCGGAACTGCAGGCCGAACTGACCGATCTCTTCAGGCGGGCCCACGAGGAGGGCGTCGACGTGCTGGGCGGGTGGGAGTGTTCGAACGGCTCCGAGGACCCGCACTGGGACGTGATCGTCACCGAAGTGCAGCGGTCCGACGAGGACTGATCGGCAACGGTTGGGGTGGCCGGACGGGCTCCTGTCACGGTCCGAGTATGCCTGACGTATAGGGAGCTGTAGTGCGAACGTGACGGTGATGTCCGACGCCGAACCGACTCGCTGGGAGTACGAGGTGCTCCGCCCGCCGCGCGACGAGAACCGGAAGGAGGCCGAGGATCCGTCCACGGAGTTGAACGACCTCGGGGCCAAGGGCTGGGAGCTCGCTGAGACCGTCGACTACGAGGGCGGCGGCACGAAGTACCTGGTCTTCAAACGCCCGGCCGAGGGGAGCGAGCCGTGAGCGACGACACGGATATCGGCACGGCCGACACGATGCGCGAGCGCGCCGGCGAGAGCCACCTGAAGCTCTGGCTCCTGCTCCGGGCCAACAGGCTGGTCGTCGCCGGCGTCCTGACGGCCGTCGTCTTCGTCTGCTTCGTGGTCGCCGTCACCGTCCTCCCACCGTCCTTCGCCGCACAGGTGGCCGCGGGCGACATGATCGACACGCTGTTCTCGACGATGATCACCGTGATCGTGACCGGCACGACGCTGGTGGTCACCATCGGCCAGCTGGTTATCTCGCAGGAGGAGGGGCCGCTCGGCGATCAGCGCCAGCGCATGAGCGGCTCGATGGACGCCCGTGATTTCACGGAAGAGCTGATCGGGTCGCCAAGCCCCACCGACCCGGCGGCGTTCCTGAGCCAGCTCATCGGCGTCGCCGCCAAGGAGGCTCGGTCCCTGCGGGACGCCGTCGAGGGGACCGCAGACGAGGAGATCCGGGAGGAGGTGACGACCTTCGCGAACAGCGTCGTGGGGAACGCGGAGACCGTCCGCGACCAGCTCGAGGGCGCCCAGTTCGGCTCGTTCGACGTGGTGTTCGCCGCGCTGAACTTCAACTACGGCTGGAAGATCTTCCAGGTCGAGCGCATCGCGAACGACCACGCCGAGCAACTCGGCGAGCGGGAACACGAGATCCTGGCCGAGTTGAAGACGGCGCTATCGATGTTCGCCCCGGCCCGGGAACACATCAAGACGCTGTACTTCCAGTGGGCGCTGATCAACCTCTCGCAGATGATCCTGTACGCCGCGGTCCCGGCGCTGATCATCTCGGGGATAATGGTCGGCGTGGTCGACGTGGCGACGTTCCCGGGGCGCACGCTCGGCGTCGACGACATCACCTTGGTGGTCGGGGGCGCCTTCGCGGTGACGCTGCTGCCCTTCATGCTGTTCGTCTCGTACGTGCTCCGGATCCTGACCGTCGCCAAACGGACGCTGGCCATCGAGCCGCTGATCCTACGAGAATCCCAACGGTAGGCCAGTGACGTGGTCCGAACGACACCCTCTTTGCACGCCCGGCGGACCGGTGATCATGGACCGCAAGCGGGAGCTGACGAGCGTCGACCTCGCGGCGCTCTGTGGCGAACTGGGGGCCTACGAGGGCGCGAAGGTCGACAAGGTCTACCTCTACGACGACGGGCTGGTCCGGTTCCGGATGCGCGACTTCGACCGGGGCCGGGTCGAGTTGCTCGTCGACATCGGGGAGACCAAACACCTCCGCGTCGCCGACGCCGAGAACGTCCCCGACGCGCCGGGGCGACCGCCCAACTTCGCGATGATGCTGCGCAACCGACTCTCTGGGGCCGACCTCGTCGGGGTCGAGCAGTACGGATTCGACCGCATCGTCACCCTGGAGTTCGAGCGCGGCGACGAGGACACGACCGTCGTCGCGGAACTCTTCGGGGACGGGAACATCGCCGTCCTGGACGAGACGGGCAAGGTCGTGGACTGTCTGGACACAGTCCGGCTCAAGTCCCGCACCGTCGCCCCGGGATCGCCCTACGAGTTCCCCTCCTCGCGATTCAATCCCCTCGAGGCCGAGTACGAGGCCTTCGCCGAGCAGATGGCCGACTCCGATACGGACGTCGTGCGGACGCTGGCGACGCAACTG
Above is a genomic segment from Halorientalis sp. LT38 containing:
- a CDS encoding NAD(P)(+) transhydrogenase (Re/Si-specific) subunit beta — protein: MAGIISSYLPEAALQLAYLVAGILFIQGLRDMTHPRTATRGNQISAAGMFLAVLVTALWFEILSPLLVGAALLIGGAVGVWLAVTVETTEMPQLVGLFNGFGGGASALVAGAELIDQFNGLAVGALPIGLTASAAIAGIIGSVTFWGSLVAGGKLHGVVGDSPVSTNVGHALKASSLGIALVAGLFLIVQPDLLGAAPLAGWIPSYWVLVVAASLLGIFLVVPIGGADMPVVIALLNSYSGLAAATTGFVLNNTVLIIAGTLVGASGMILTVIMCESMNRSLTNVFFGGLGSDDGDSEDMEEIYEGQIQETSGDEVVMLLETARRVVVVPGYGMAVAQAQHAVAELVELLDEDGVDVEFGIHPVAGRMPGHMNALLAEADVPYEKMRELEEVNPTFSQTDVVIVTGANDVVNPKANEDDGSPISGMPVLNVEEAGQVIVNKRSLSPGFSGIPNPLFARDNTSMLYGDAKASMQDLVNKYKEARS
- a CDS encoding HalOD1 output domain-containing protein codes for the protein MSSSCAPGPKVDLIDSMGPVEYDAEKNCFTASYRASRDSTSLAVVSIVATAQGNDPVDMPPLGSVIDTTALEELFATAPDGRSRIGDVSFQYAGFDVRVYSDGRIEAARTGTGVDVS
- a CDS encoding helix-turn-helix domain-containing protein, translating into MAIEASFTIDAENFPLSVIFEQLADATIELDRVVPTARSIVPYFWIYADDTDKLTTDLSEDIGVESVTVIDSVEGQMFVRVDWNLDYESVLTAIVDTDVTLLSGRGNDEQWTFEVRVAKQEELSAFQTYCRERDIPIELRQLHALSSIKSDREYDLTDGQRQALELAYARGYFDSPRDATQDDLADEMGITRQAVSSRLQRGMRRLVASTLITDTA